In Apodemus sylvaticus chromosome 7, mApoSyl1.1, whole genome shotgun sequence, the sequence GCATTGGCAGTCCTGAAATAGAAAACGATGGCGCTGTGGAGTAGGAATGGAGTAGGAAACTGCAGTGACTGCCCGAGCAGTAAGGTTTATTTGCTTCCCTCCGGCAAGGAGGCTGACACTTCCCTGTGGACCTGGCTGCTTTCCCTGCTGGACCTGTTAGATGGCAGGAGTATGTTTTGCGGTCACACAGAAGCTTCAGACCTGAGTTTTGTGGTAACCAAGGGATAGATAACCTTCTATTCTTCCACATTCAGAAACCATGTTGAGGAAGGACAGGACATGCATGGTTCGCAAAGTTTAAGTGGAAAAACTGTCTTTTCTTCAGCAATACTCAACGTGGTTGACCATCCTGAGAAAGGCATCACAGGATTTGGATCCTGTTGCCTAGGAACTTGTGGGTGTGATGTCTCAAATGCACCCAGGAGAATCCTAGCAGGCACCTTGGTGTTTCCTGTGGAGAATCCATCATGCATTCTTCTTTTCTGACCGCAGTTGTGCCTCAAGCCGTGTGCTGACTGTTACATCCTATTCTGGGTAGTGACTGTATCCCAGGCACGACTTCCTATTCTTTGCACATTCTGTTAGCTGACTTATGTCCAGCTCTGACTGTTCATTGAGACCCCAGGGTTAAAATTATTCATGGCCACTCTGGCCCTTCATTTCCTTCTGCGGTTTAAAGAATGATGGGGTTTCTTGGGACTTTTACCAAGCAAATTTTTGGCTATGGCGATGTCAAGAACTGTGTCTTCATGTGACCTGGCCCACTGACATAGACTGACCATGGCACAGATTCGAGaatttctccaattcttcccaaTCATGGCATGAGGTGCCACTAACCATTTTTGCTGACCTAGTTAAGAAAACTTTCAATTTGAAGCATTGAAATTGTCATAATGTGTCAAGAGTCTTCATAAGCCAATGTGTGTCAGGGAAAAGCTCGAGTTCATTTATTCAGCAAATATTCTGGAATGTGAGGGGTGGTATCTGCTGTTCCCCTGGAGATGGAAACGTGAGTGAAAGGACCAGGAAGTGTGGAGTAAAACCTGCAGAGAAAGCCAGGCTTAGTTTTAGGATCTTAAATCCCTTCACCCAGGACAAGTAGGCTCTCCTGAGTAGTTAAGAGTGTCACCTTTGTATGCTGgatgcttgttttattttgtattttctttagaaaaggcATTGTCTATTAACTGATAACAATCCTCaaaaggttttctgaaaaaaaaaaagacaactaaaTTCAATATCTATCTAATCAATTTTctaaacttttgaaatgaaaagATTAGTGAAACCTGTTGTAAGTAGGTAATTGTGTTAATTTTGTTCTGGGtttgaaaagaacaaaaacaatgcAAAACAGACAACTTTCTTACCTGTGTAAGATTTACAGCCATTGTTTTCCAGCATGGCAGAGATGGGAAAGTACTATGTTGGTTCTGTGGTGATTACTTCAGTCTCTTACTAGCTTACAGATTTTGGTTCCATTTTAAAGAGACCATGACAGTTTTTCATGAAAGAAGCGACTGTGGTTTAGGGTGGAGCCAggattcctccctcccctcttctcccagcACTCTTACCTGTGAGCCTGTATCCTGTAGCATCACTTTCTCTGGAGAGCCTGGTGGACTTGGCATGTTTCATGATGTTAACCTGTAGAGGATGATGGATGTCATACACTTCATCCTTTCAACAAAGTAGAATATATCAAGAGTGAATTTTTACAGCTAGCCTGGATGtttataaatactaaaataaaattctccATTCTTTTGTAGCCCACGAGACGGTCGGCCAGATTATCAGCGGTAAGTCCTCAGAGCCCCTTGATGTAGCTTCTTGGGAATGTGTGCTCCCTTGTTTGAAGCAAAAAAGATGATTACctggcattttcttttccttttggaaaGTACTTGGGGGTCGTAATTTCCAGCAAATCTGACCATGTTGCTGAGCAATTCACTTGATTATCTGTGAGAAACAGTGGCCGGTACATCATCAGGTATATAAAGGCCATGCAGATTGGAGCTGCTAAATCCCCAAGACAAGGACATTAAGCAAATCCTGATTTCCAAATTCTACACCTGTTAATGCTGAAACGGATCCAGAGTGTAGATTCTCTGCCCACAAGCCATACTAGTGTGCCTTTTAGCCCTGGATCAGAATGTCCCTAAATGTCCATACGTCTCAGCTGTATTCCAGTCCTGGGTCATCGTAGAAGAGTGGCACTTTTACTTTGTCTCATGGCGTCTTCTTCAGCAGGCCATGCCCAGGAGAGGATGGGGTTAGACTAAACCTAGGATGGAGAGGTGAGACGGAGCCAGCCTGTGCTCCAGCCAGGGACCAGCCTGTGCTCCAGCCAGGGGCCAGCCTGTGCTCCAGCCAGGGGCCAGCCTGTGCTCCAGCCAGGGGCCAGCCTGTGCTCCAGCTAGGGGCCAGCCTGTGCTCCAGCCAGGGGCCAGCCTGCATGTGCTGCTCTCTCTGGCTCTTGTGCGCCTCAATTCTTCCTCATTCTATAATAAACAGATGAGCCCGACTCTGGGTGTCAAGAGGATTTTACCCTGAGCTACCTTCTAAAAATATAGAACTGGGGAAAGTTTCACTGACGGTGAACCATCCCCACACTGAACGTCACAGGTCCTGCTGAATGTGTGTGGAAGTGGCCGTACACACCACATGTGAGTTGAAGGGTTTCAATCATGTGAGTCCGTAGAACAGCAGTATCAATCACCAAAAAGACTAAAGGGATGTCGCAAATAGCAAGTCAGTAAGGGAATAACCCGTGAAAgtcaaaggaaaaccaaaatttaaaagaGGGCTTTGGTAAGCTCCAGGAACTAGCAACATGAGAATCTCCTTTCACTGAGATGGCCCATGGGCCAGCACAGCCTCCTCTGAATGAAGCCAGCAGGTCCCAGACtctagctgtcctctgagaactggggagatggctcactggggaAGGTGTTTGTCACGCATGCAAGCGTGAGAGCTGTGTTTGGATTTCCAGCACCACATAAAGAGCCAGGGGAGCGTGTGCACCTGCgcatcccagcactggaaagtgAGGCAGAGGAATCCAGAAGGAATCCTGAAGCAGCAGGCAGTCCAGCCAGTCCAGCCACTCGCGGAGAGTGGGTGAGGAGCATACGTGGTTCAGCAGACacaccagctctctctctctcttctctctctctctctctctctctctctctctctctctctctctctctctctctctctttctctccacacacacacacacacacagagtcgtAGTTTCTTAGTACTATTTTGATAACACTCCATGCTGAACCAGAATAAAAGGTCTATCTCACAGAAAATGATGTAAGTGGAAACAATTTGCCAACAATCACAGAAACATACACTGATCTGTCAAAACTTACAATGATGAAATTTAAAGTTAGGAAGATTTAGGAGCTAGGAAAGCTTCTGTATTTGGAAAGTACACTGAAGATTTAGAAGGATAAGAAGACTAATAAAAATTTTCTCACTTTCCAAGctcaactttttttaaaaaaatttcatttgaaagagcatttctttttcttttccttttaaaaagaaatactgttGGTGCATTTATTTACTTGCGCATGAGGGGGTCGCAGACTAACtggcaggagagttttctctttccatcatgtgtGCCCCATCAGGCTTAGCAAACACCTCTGCCTGCTATCTCACTCGCcctcctgtagcccaggttggcctcaaactggtAGCCATCTCCTGCTTCCgtgtcctgaatgctggggttaccCGTGTGAGTCGCCATGTCTGGCTTTATTTCTTACAGCTGGTCCTTTGGAACAGAACCGTCTCCAATTAAATTTTATACAAAAAGGGTACATTGAATATGATCTCCAAATCTTTTTCAGATACTGGGATTGGGGGGGTGGGACACACATTTTTCTTCACAGGGATATCCTGGAcagtgttttctatttttaaaacatccCTGTAGTTCTCAGAGAGATGTACACATTTAAAACCTTTATTAGAGAAAATTTGACCTAAAACACCCACAGAGAAAAAATCTTAACTTTAATAGCCAGACAGCTTGctacatttatattcttaataaaaAGCTCCCGAGATAAATGAGCCCAGTGTCTTGTGTTAGATTCTTACCTTGCGCTGACTTTGAAGGGATGAAACAAGAAGAGGCTTGGCTACAGAACCTGAAATCTGTGTCGGGGGAGGGATTTGGATAAGGCTTTGAAGACCATCACATCCTTGATGATTGGTGGATGGTGGACTCTGCTTGCGATTCACTGTAGTTCCTAGTCAGTCAGAAAGGCCACTGAGAATGAACTCATTCAGCCCTTTAGCCAGGGCCAGAATTTCTCCTTTTGCTGTGGTGTGGTGAAAAAAGGAACTACAGAGATATCAGAAAGAGAAACTTAACCCTGCCCCAGAGAGAGCTCTACTGGACCAGAGCCTTAATGAGTCAGCTTTTCCTTCCCATCTGCAAACCTGGGACGAAAATAGTACCTGATACCCAAAGGACCAGCCCCAAATGAACAGAGCCACCATGAGAACCCATGGCTGTTCCGACCCATTTGTCTTCTTTTTGGTGCTAATGGCATCCGTTTCAGTATttgtataatttaaattatttctgcAGAAACCCGTTCCACCAAAACCGGAGCCTAAACCAAGAAAAACATCTGTTAAGGTAAGAGGtattccccttcttccctcccctgacTTTCTAAACAATTGATAAATTATAATCTCTCGTGCCTAACAATCATCAGAGGAGAGATCCTGTTTAATGAGTCATGCTAAAATACACAGACTAGAAAGCTGTCTGCACCATTATGGGCTTTCTTTAAAGCCGGGAGGCGCCATTTTACATATTAGTGGGAATGTGTTTTCCATTTGGTCAGTGAGGTGCCGGGAGCACGGCAAGTTGCTCTGAACAACCTATGTGAACAGCCTGGCAGTTCCCTCAGAACCAACAGGAAATCACAAGGTAGTCTGGTGCCGTTAGATCCAGCCCTGGACCCCAGGGCTGCCACCAGCACCAGATGTCAGAGGCGGGGTCACAGCCTCATATAATTACTAGTAGATGGCCATCCCCGTGTCTAGCAATAAAAATGGGACCATTTGCTCTAGCAAGTAGTAAATACCAGCCTGACACTGTGAGTGAGACATGTTCTGGATGAGTCTTTACTTAGTCACCCTCAGTTCAGTCTACTCTATTGAAATAGGAATATCCTGTTTAACGGATGAAGAAAACTGAAGTTTATTTCTGCCCATGAATTTAGCCACAGTGGCTGTCCTGTGCTGTTCCCCTCAAAGCACCCAGACTCTGAAATTGTGTGTGGTAGTGAATGCAGTTTTCCAAAGCAGGGCTCACCACTGCGGTGCAGGCATAACATTAGCAACATTTCTTCATCCGGGCCTTTATTTTAAATACAGCGCCACTTGACTGGTCACACTGGACAGCAGCAGGAAAAGCCACAGCCCTTGGTGCATGGGGTTTTCCCCCAGGCTTCTTGCCTTTTACTAGGCCCTGTGGCTACCCCTACCACTTGTAGTAGAAATGTCCCTGGAGCCATCAACACCTGCGCCAGTCACCATTTTCCCACAGAATAGAAGCGCTAGTGGGATCAGCAGGCAGCCCGGGTAAAAAAGCCAAGTTGGGCCCCCCACTTTCCACTAAGGCCACGGCGGTAGCCGCCATTGTGTCTGGCTGGGTTCCGGCAGGGGCACCTTGGTGTTCACTAACATCACGCTGCGCCTAACATGTTCTGTTTCCCTGTGCATTGATCCATTAGAAAGAACCTGGAGCCAAGATTAGCAGAGGTGctaaggggaagaaggaagaaaagcaggaagCGGGAAAGGAAGGTACTGCACCATCTGCAAATGGTGACACTAAAGCTGAAGAGGTACTTTCCACAAACCCCTCCCACTGACCGACTCAGTGTCTTCAATGACATTGCTCAGCCCTTCAGCTCCGGATAGCACACTCATAACGTCTCTCTTTATTGCCTGTAATGTTACTGCAGATCCACGTCTCTCGTTCAACTGTTAATGTCTCAGCCTGCAGAAGTCCCCCACCCAGCACACTGTCAGTAAAGGGGCAGACTGAAACAGTGAGAGTTAAGGGTACAGTAGACATTTTGCATGTTTGCAGTGGCTAGAAGCAGAGAGTAGTGTGCTGTTTCTTACCATGCACACGGGAGCCTGCAGGTAAGGCTGCTGCGGTTGCTTAAAAAGCAGAAAGCAATAACCGCTGCAGTGTGTTCCCGTGATGCATTTCTGCCTTGTGTGTCCACGCAGGGTTGAAGTGTGTTTCCAAGAAGACCTGGAAGCAAAACCTCAAGTGTGTTTCTTGGTGGTCTTGGTGGGTGGACTTGTCTTTGCTTATACATGTTTTACTGGTAActagatgttctctctctctctctctctctctctctctctctctctctctctctttctctctccttccctccctccctccctccctgcctccctccccccctcattCACAGGCACAGAAAACTGAATCTATAGATAACGAGGGAGAATGAATTGTCATGGAAAACTAGGGTCGATTTCACGTACCTCTTGGGACAacttttaaaagctatttttacCAAGTATTTTGTAAATGCTAATTTTTTAGGACTCTATTAGTCGGCATAAAAACTATACGAAGATGGACATTTTATCCTCTTACGGTGATGTTTTTTGGAAATTTCCATCATCCTCAAGTCAAGCGAATACCAATTTAATATCGGAGCTGCGTGTGAAATGGACTCAGCATTCCATGCCCTTGCTTTAAAATTTTAGTCCTGTGCAGACTGTGGTGTTTTTACTGTGCATATTTGAATTTTTCATGCAATTTTTCTAGAGCAATAATCAGTGGTGCTTATGTGCCTAGGATTTATGTGATTTTAATGAAATATGGATAGTTGTGGCCACCTGCTGAGTATTTgtggtttaaaataaaaatggttttcTTGTCTGCAAAATACCCACCTGTTTGTGTCTTCACTAAATTGGAGAAGTGATTCATTTGATTAGAGCAGACGACGTCAGGAGTATCCACAGCTGGTGCTGTGTCGTCATTCTAAGAAGTCAGATAGATAGCACTGACTCATAGTTTCCTGGAATTTAgcattattattttcataaaacatgtatgactGCTAGGTTAGGGGAATTACATCCGCCTCACTTTGTAACAGAAATGGTCAGTACATAATGGTTGCTGTGTATAATAAGCCTTAATATAATAAATACCAACATTGTTGAAGTTCCTAAAAACAAAATAGAGTTCTGTTAAACCATAACTAGaaaaaatgcataaaattaaGCCAGGTAGGGTAGTACTTGTGAGGaacgggtggatctctgagactTTGAGGtcaacctgttctacagagccagtcccaggccagtcagagctgcatagtgagactgtgtgcgtgtgtgtgtgtgcgcgtgcgcgcgcgcgctcatCTTTTCAATGTCTTCCACTTTCAAAATAGCACCAAGTCAGATTTGTATAAAAGTGCTTTCCTGTCTATGAGGACCTCAGGGCTGTGAAGGCTCTTGGTCCCATACAGTCACACTGGGTACAGCCTGACTGTGTCAGGCTGAGAGAAACACTGGCCAGGATGTTGTTAGAGTTCCTTCATAGGTGAGAAAAATGGGATTATGGGTCATAATGGAAAGGGAGAAATCCAGCCTTAGTTACTGATATTTAgataatgtctgtctgtctgtggaaaGGCCTAGAGGTGTCGGGAACAAAGCAGTTATTCTAAATAAAGCTTACTGTTAATGGTCCCCGAATGtgagccccacccccagagaGCTGACTGCCCAGGGCTCTGCTTCGATGGAAACATCTTGTAAGATGGGAAACGGGCTGCATTGCTCGGAAATCTGTGAAAAGAGGTTCTTGGCCCTTAAGACCATACACGTCCACAAAACAGGCACCCTCCTCCAGCATGCGTTTCCGGCTAGGCGCTTAAACCTCTGCCATTGTCCTAAATCTGTCATTAACCCCGACCACATTCTGCTAAGGATAATCTCGTGTCTGGTACTCCTTGAGATCTTATTGTGAACCGTGCCTTAATTCATGGGTTTGGGTTGTGCTCAAAGCTGCTTTCCCCTCAGGGAAAAACATCTGCTACCCCGTGGGCACTTTACGAAAAGTATGTTCAACATTCTGTTAATGCGCAACTGAAGCCCTTTGCTGGCTAGTGTCCAATGCAGAACTGGACTAGGATGCccataaatttactttttaagaaTTATAGGAGGAtacagatgatttttaaaaaatactagacGCTACGATAGTACCTGGGGAAGTGAATCTGTGGTATGCTTTCCTCGTTCCTGGGTCTCAGAGGCAGTCACTGTGcatttgtgatatatatgtgttgtTTTTAAAGCGGGAACTTGACTATAGGTTTTCATGTATTTAACTTGTAAAGTATCATCTAGGATAGATATCTCCGGCTTTAATTCTAAGTCTGTAAGCAATGTGAACAATAATACTCTAAACACAGAACGcttaaatcaaaaaaaaaaaatacatacatttgaCATTTTTGATTTGCCAAAAAATGACACTAACTTCCACCCCTGCCAAGAGCAGATGAATGCGTGAGTCTTCGCTTCGCCAGCATCGCACTTTGTTCAGTCATTTAGTGAATGAAAATCATCCTCTGTTGCTTTAATTCTAACTTTTTGATGTTTGatacccatttttaaaaatcacttctaaatgttccatgtgtgtctgtctttctgttgaGATGCTGGCCATTTGTCGGAGTCATCATCAATGGTACATGTCTAAGACCGTGGGCATCTTCACCCCCTCATGCACAACTTCTATGACGACTGCAGAGCCAATAGATAGCAGATCAACTTCGGAGCCACGGACTGGTTCCCTAGCACCTGAAGACTCATGTATACTGTGCCAGAGGAAGGGGACACTGCCTGAGGCCACTTGCCCCGGGTAGGAATGCCCCTCCCTGCCTACTACCACTCTGTAGGCTGGTtgatacacattaaaaaaaaaaacaaaaacaaaaacaaaaaaacagtccCCCTTCCCTGCGGACTGTTTGGGTGTTAATCTGGTTGAAATGGTGACAACTCTGTGCACTTTTCATGACTGAGTCAAACAGCGCCCAGTGTAGTTGAGTTGCGTTCTGTATACAGTCGTGAGTGACAAACTGAATACTTAGAACTCACCTTTGAGGTTGCCCGGTGGACTCTGATGGAGTTAGAGTGGTCTTTTAAAAGGCACATGGCCCTAATGTTCCCAGTTCCCAGTTACTTGTTCTGTGATGAAGAAACTCATAAACCAGGACTTAACAATAGGGAAACACGCTTGAGTGTGCATTTATGTAAATAATTCTTTTGAATCGatgtaaaatgatttcttttacttTCCAAGTTTCACAAGACTTTGCTGCCGTGCCTGCATGTAGAAATGCTCCTCTTTAGTTAGCCAAACAGGGTTAA encodes:
- the Hmgn3 gene encoding high mobility group nucleosome-binding domain-containing protein 3 isoform X1, coding for MGPRGWLAGLAIGRPGCERVERQGGGSGGAGRRGRASRAHCGSSSSGQAASSSVPGGPARCFTFCCTNVVIMPKRKSPENTEGKDGTKLTKQEPTRRSARLSAKPVPPKPEPKPRKTSVKKEPGAKISRGAKGKKEEKQEAGKEGTAPSANGDTKAEEIHVSRSTVNVSACRSPPPSTLSVKGQTETVRVKGTEN